One Oryza glaberrima chromosome 11, OglaRS2, whole genome shotgun sequence genomic region harbors:
- the LOC127754571 gene encoding uncharacterized protein LOC127754571, translated as MASLVLIEVTPLDEVGGGEHGVPSRRAPLKSPWSTRSAHASGEGRRWRDHRGRAKGELEGNGSGEVEEEDSAPTKLPSGAREERKTETTTAGGKWGWRRRGGSWPADALPPPPLPLSFRPLLFRKPVPNEPPLQPSSPVPAPWQATRSRRRGTPAADERQEAGGVAPPPEAANDDEAERRGVVGTAAPHPQPRSPAAAAASPPPRSPNSLVAVGLLPPVAVHSSTASPLLP; from the coding sequence ATGGCCTCTCTTGTCCTCATTGAAGTCACCCCGCtcgacgaggtcggcggcggcgagcacggtgTCCCGTCGCGGCGTGCCCCGTTGAAGTCACCCTGGTCGACGAGGTCGGCGCACGCGAGCGGGGAGGGGCGTCGGTGGCGGGACCACAGGGGTAGAGCGAAGGGGGAGCTAGAGGGGAACGGCAgtggcgaggtggaggaggaggactccGCTCCGACGAAACTCCCATCCGGGGCGAGGGAGGAGCGGAAGACGGAGACGACGACAGCGGGAGGGAAgtggggatggaggcggcgaggagggagttgGCCGGCCGacgcgttgccgccgccgccgctgccgttgtCCTTCCGGCCATTGCTCTTCCGCAAGCCCGTCCCCAAcgagccgccgctccagccgtccTCCCCCGTTCCAGCGCCATGGCAAGCGACgagaagccggcggcgcggcaccCCCGCCGCGGATGAGCGACAAGaagccggcggcgtggcgccccCACCCGAAGCCGCCAACGACGATGAGGCCGAGCGGCGCGGAGTCGTCGGCACCGCCGCTCCCCATCCGCAGCCGCGCtcgcctgctgctgccgctgcctctccgccaccgcgctcgcccaACTCCCTTGTCGCCGTCGGCCTGCTCCCGCCCGTCGCTGTCCACTCCTCAACCGCGTCTCCGCTGCTTCCctag
- the LOC127755583 gene encoding uncharacterized protein LOC127755583: protein MEPQEQHQEPVNDGLQKQEQHKKHKEKKKERLLDFLRAAPSKAPWFSFSGAAFLTRLASLRTTNNPAASRRLPAFVRSVDWRALRAKCLAWAKHPMNAALLIWLAFVAGGVVFVFLLMTGALNSAVPDASRRRRWTEVANQMLNALFTIMCVYQHPKLCHHLALLLRWRAADVAELRALYCKNGAAGLRRERLHVAAVVLLLHATCFAQYGYCALFWFFGRDNRPDLAVNLCMALGLGFPIVAALYMVYGPLGRKIVLIPASTDDEENVNSQVDEANAIAVTAQCDSNRNRAVVAKPEWAGGLFDVGDDPTVAALSLSCTFCVFGWNMERLGLGNMYVHVFTFALLCAAPVLVFAVAALNVHDDTLRFVVGAAGALLSVLGLTYGGFWRAQMRRRFGLPAHRWSMCGGRATAADYGKWLCCAPCALAQEVRTANLYDVEEDALYAKGGEEEEEEAAMAPLEREGCIVAVDAPPLPMRVEEKDYVVLDMGQ from the coding sequence ATGGAACCACAAGAACAGCATCAAGAACCAGTGAACGATGGGCTGCAGAAGCAGGAGCAGCACAAGAAGcacaaggagaagaagaaggagaggctCCTCGACTTCCTCCGGGCAGCGCCGTCCAAGGCGCCATGGTtctccttctccggcgccgccttcctcacccgcctcgcctccctccgcaCCACAAACAATCCTGCTGCTTCCCGCCGCTTGCCGGCGTTCGTCCGCTCCGTCGACTGGCGCGCCCTCCGCGCCAAGTGCCTCGCGTGGGCCAAGCACCCAATGAACGCAGCTCTGCTCATCTGGCtcgccttcgtcgccggcggcgtcgtcttcgtcttcctcctcatgACCGGCGCGCTCAACTCCGCCGTGCCCgacgcctcgcgccgccgccgatggaccGAGGTGGCCAACCAGATGCTCAACGCGCTCTTCACCATCATGTGCGTCTACCAGCATCCCAAGCTCTGCCACCacctcgcgctcctcctccgatggcgcgccgccgacgtcgccgagctCCGTGCCCTCTACTGCAagaacggcgccgccggcctgcgCCGCGAGCGCCTCCACGTGGCCGCCGTCGTGCTGCTGCTCCACGCCACGTGCTTCGCGCAGTACGGCTACTGCGCGCTCTTCTGGTTCTTCGGAAGAGACAACCGCCCGGACTTGGCCGTCAACCTCTGCATGGCGCTCGGCCTCGGCTTCCCCATCGTCGCCGCCTTGTACATGGTGTACGGCCCGCTCGGCCGGAAGATCGTGCTGATCCCGGCGTccaccgacgacgaggagaacgTGAACTCGCAGGTCGACGAGGCGAACGCGATCGCGGTGACGGCGCAGTGTGACAGCAACAGAAACAGGGCGGTGGTCGCGAAGCCGGAGTGGGCCGGCGGGCTgttcgacgtcggcgacgacccgacggtggcggcgctgtcGCTGTCGTGCACGTTCTGCGTGTTCGGGTGGAACATGGAGCGCCTGGGGCTCGGCAACATGTACGTGCACGTCTTCACGTTCGCGCTGCTGTGCGCGGCGCCGGTGCTGGTgttcgcggtggcggcgctcaaCGTCCACGACGACACGCTGCGGTTCGTCGTGGGCGCCGCGGGCGCCTTGCTGTCCGTGCTGGGCCTCACGTACGGCGGGTTCTGGCGCGCGCAGATGCGGAGGCGCTTCGGGCTGCCGGCGCACCGCTGGTCCATGTGCGGCGGGCGGGCCACGGCGGCGGACTACGGCAAGTGGCTGTGCTGCGCGCCTTGCGCGCTGGCGCAGGAGGTGAGGACGGCCAACCTGTACGACGTGGAGGAGGACGCGCTGTACGCCAaaggtggcgaggaggaggaggaggaggcggcaatGGCGCCTTTGGAGAGAGAAGGCTGCATCGTCGCCGTTGATGCGCCGCCGCTACCGATGAGAGTCGAAGAGAAGGACTATGTCGTGTTAGACATGGGTCAATGA
- the LOC127755289 gene encoding putative pentatricopeptide repeat-containing protein At3g08820: MSGDAIRRLLLAGVAPSNRLPPLTVKLLHARLLRLDLLAGLSSLLLRALTSSALHLHALRVHCLLPNPSHLTIPIALKSASRLPHPLRAGEQLHARSLKLPSHTNPHVLTSLLSLYAKCGLLHRAQRVFDEMPHPSTVPWTALITAYMDAGDLREAVHVARNAFANGMRPDSFTAVRVLTACARIADLATGETVWRAAEQEGVAQSVFVATAAVDLYVKCGEMAKAREVFDKMRHKDAVAWGAMVGGYASNGHPREALDLFLAMQAEGMKPDCYAVAGALSACTRLGALDLGRQAIRMVDWDEFLDNPVLGTALIDMYAKCGSTVEAWVVFQQMRKKDIIVWNAMILGLGMTGHEKIAFALVGQMEKSGVKLNDNTFIGLLCSCTHTGLIQDGRRYFHNMTKLYHISPRIEHYGCMVDLLSRAGLLQEAHQLVDDMPMPANAVILGALLGGCKIHRNTELAEHVLKQLILLEPWNSGNYVMLSNIYSNRGRWEDAAKLRLDMKAKGVEKVPACSWVEFEGKVHEFRVGDKSHPLSDQIYKKLDELGLEMKTMGYEPTTEVVMFDVEDEEKEHTLVHHSEKLAIAFNLLVTGPGETIRVTKNLRVCSDCHTAIKLVSRITHREIIVRDNNRFHCFRDGSCSCNDYW; the protein is encoded by the coding sequence ATGTCTGGCGATGCCATCAGGCGGCtactcctcgccggcgtcgcccccagcaaccgcctcccgccgctcaCCGTCAAGCTCCTCCacgcccgcctcctccgcctcgaccTCCTCGCTGGCCtctcctcgctcctcctccgcgccctcaCCTCCTCCGCCCTTCACCTCCACGCGCTCCGCGTCCACTGCCTCCTCCCCAACCCCTCCCACCTCACCATCCCCATCGCCCTCAAGTCGGCCTCCCGCCTTCCGCACCCTCTCCGCGCGGGCGAGCAGCTCCACGCGCGCTCCCTCAAGCTTCCCTCCCACACCAACCCCCACGTCCTCACCTCCCTCCTCAGCCTATACGCAAAATGCGGCCTCCTACATCGAGCCCAgagggtgttcgacgaaatgccacACCCCAGCACCGTCCCCTGGACCGCTCTCATCACTGCCTACATGGATGCTGGGGACCTCAGGGAAGCCGTCCATGTCGCAAGGAATGCTTTTGCGAATGGTATGCGACCGGACAGCTTCACGGCCGTGCGTGTCCTGACTGCGTGTGCTCGGATTGCGGATTTGGCAACTGGGGAGACTGTTTGGAGGGCTGCCGAGCAGGAGGGCGTTGCACAGAGCGTGTTCGTGGCCACTGCGGCGGTAGATTTGTATGTCAAGTGTGGGGAGATGGCAAAGGCAAGGGAGGTGTTTGACAAGATGCGGCACAAGGATGCAGTGGCCTGGGGCGCCATGGTTGGGGGATATGCTTCCAACGGCCACCCACGAGAGGCTCTGGACCTTTTCCTTGCAATGCAGGCAGAGGGAATGAAGCCAGATTGCTATGCAGTAGCTGGGGCGCTATCAGCCTGCACAAGGTTGGGTGCATTGGATCTGGGACGGCAGGCAATCAGGATGGTGGACTGGGATGAGTTTCTTGACAATCCAGTCCTAGGGACTGCATTGATTGATATGTACGCCAAGTGTGGGAGCACGGTCGAGGCATGGGTGGTGTTCCAGCAAATGAGGAAGAAGGACATTATTGTTTGGAATGCCATGATCTTGGGGCTTGGCATGACTGGCCATGAAAAGATTGCATTTGCCCTTGTTGGTCAGATGGAGAAGTCTGGCGTGAAATTGAATGACAATACTTTCATTGGCTTGCTCTGCAGCTGTACACACACTGGCCTCATTCAAGATGGGCGACGGTATTTCCATAACATGACTAAGTTATACCACATCAGCCCTAGGATTGAGCATTACGGTTGTATGGTCGATCTGCTCAGTCGCGCTGGGTTGTTGCAGGAGGCTCATCAACTTGTTGATGACATGCCAATGCCAGCAAATGCTGTTATATTGGGTGCACTTCTTGGTGGCTGCAAGATTCACCGAAACACGGAGCTTGCTGAACATGTTTTGAAGCAGCTCATTCTACTGGAGCCCTGGAATTCTGGGAACTATGTAATGCTCTCCAACATATACTCTAACAGAGGCAGATGGGAGGATGCAGCGAAGCTTAGATTGGACATGAAAGCAAAAGGGGTCGAGAAGGTTCCTGCATGCAGCTGGGTTGAGTTTGAAGGTAAGGTCCATGAATTCCGTGTTGGAGACAAGTCGCATCCTCTTTCAGATCAGATTTACAAAAAGCTCGACGAATTAGGATTGGAAATGAAAACCATGGGTTATGAACCAACAACAGAAGTGGTGATGTTTGATGTTGAAGATGAAGAGAAGGAGCACACACTAGTGCATCATAGTGAGAAACTAGCAATTGCATTTAACCTTCTCGTCACTGGACCAGGGGAGACCATTAGGGTCACCAAGAACCTCAGAGTTTGCAGTGACTGTCACACTGCAATTAAACTCGTATCGAGGATAACTCATCGGGAGATCATTGTCCGAGATAACAATCGATTTCATTGTTTTAGAGATGGTTCTTGCTCCTGCAATGACTATTGGTAG
- the LOC127755290 gene encoding probable staphylococcal-like nuclease CAN2 isoform X1: MGNILRCFKGDDDGGDHYPYYKPTSRPHYQPPHYHGQPAAPPAPLQQQPLGPHGVTPSTVGVAALAHDLLNFESTSMVPDGLSQHVVSSRKAQVKWYQKLLEAYKNTTPPPKTPANAAQLIARALNMIQRADLEGILEFYNFPIPSLPTASSNYQPSLLPEGVQFVLNTLPVYDKCIGDGDGFTAYVPTTDPRESANVPLEVHELVIARTQARKCRDYKSADALLSSLDEAGYKIISCSDDEVLARKYRIRMRGIDAPELKMPYGKESRNALVKLIGGKSVKIYVYDLDQFGRYVGDIYCNNLFIQEQMLKNGHAWHFKTYDKRPEFARWEREARAANRGLWASGNPEKPWDWRRDQRNARQDAIQVY, translated from the exons ATGGGGAACATCCTCCGGTGCTTCAAGggagacgacgatggcggtgaTCACTACCCCTACTACAAGCCAACCTCCAGGCCACACTACCAGCCTCCTCACTACCATGGTCAACCTGCAGCCCCCCCAGCTCCACTCCAGCAGCAGCCTCTCGGCCCCCATGGCGTCACGCCGTCcaccgtcggcgtcgccgccctgGCGCACGATCTCCTCAACTTCGAATCCACATCCATG GTTCCTGATGGCCTCAGTCAGCACGTTGTATCATCCAGGAAAGCACAAGTTAAATG GTACCAGAAACTGTTGGAGGCGTATAAGAATACAACACCTCCACCAAAAACACCAGCAAATGCTGCTCAGCTAATTGCAAGAGCCCTTAATATGATCCAGAGAGCTGATTTGGAG GGTATTCTTGAATTTTACAACTTTCCGATCCCATCACTCCCCACAGCATCGTCAAACTACCAACCATCCTTGCTACCAGAGGGCGTGCAGTTTGTGCTAAACACTTTGCCG GTTTATGACAAGTGCATTGGAGATGGTGATGGATTTACTGCATATGTTCCCACAACGGATCCGAGGGAATCTGCAAATGTGCCATTGGAAGTGCATGAGTTGGTGATAGCAAGAACTCAAGCACGCAAATGTAGGGATTACAAGAGTGCTGATGCTCTTCTAAGCAGCCTTGATGAAGCTGGATACAA GATAATATCTTGTTCAGATGACGAGGTCCTCGCAAGGAAATACAGAATAAGAATGAG GGGAATTGATGCACCGGAGCTTAAGATGCCCTACGGGAAGGAATCACGGAATGCGTTGGTGAAACTAATTGGTGGGAAGAGCGtcaaaatttatgtatatgATCTGGACCAGTTTGGGCGCTACGTTGGTGATATATATTGCAATAATTTGTTCATTCAG GAGCAAATGTTGAAGAATGGCCACGCATGGCACTTCAAGACTTATGATAAACGCCCAGAGTTTGCAAGA TGGGAGAGAGAGGCAAGAGCTGCAAACCGAGGGCTTTGGGCGTCAGGGAATCCTGAGAAACCATGGGATTGGAGAAGAGACCAACGCAACGCAAGACAGGACGCCATCCAGGTGTACTGA
- the LOC127754260 gene encoding cation/H(+) antiporter 15-like yields MAGANASTVKPVVAACYDNNLVNSQGMFLGDEPLRFALPLLLVQVSIILTLSAAAHHVLRRLGQCRFVTHMLVGIFLGPSVLGRNPHLRTALFSERGTYILESVSLVALILFLFSMAVKTDLTLLRRPTARALAVGLAGSLVPLAVTLPVFHALSPSLPADLRGSSLITELAVRLSLSSFPVVADALAELDLLNSELGRVALNASLITDVTSWFLRACFAAAFLVTQAKSPLFTAKVLASFAAFVLFVFFVARPAGRHIARKRTPPGDLLSEGSFVLVVISALLSALVTDVIGFKFMIGPMMLGLALPGGMPIGATLTERLDSFFIALFLPVYMALAGYRTDLAELSLIGVSAEHEEKFCALELFVALCVAGKMVGCVAAGLFFSMPFREATVLALMLNIRGIVEVAAINNWGDTMKATAEHYSTLTLSMVVITAVATPLIKLLYDPSGRFARAKRRTMEGSRPNAELRVMACLFSEDHAAPLLDLIEASGSSRDAPVSLIVLHLTELVGHAASVLKPHRKSRSSCGNPTPSDRIVNAFRYFEQQAPLGAVTVSPYVVASPYSSMQHDVCLLAHSRKANLILLPFHKSSDGARSTANNAIRGINRSVMQYAPCSVGILIDHGVAAGSACATASNSTLQRVALYFLGGADDREALAYVARMAECGVVAVTVVRLKLRDWVGMGGRDEMRDEEALQEFWQRYSSAGAERVAYVEKTVEDGEGTASVVRAMSDKFDLLVVGRREGGGDGAEGSSAAALTSGLSEWSECPELGVLGDMLASADFAAKVSILVVQQQAATRNDADY; encoded by the coding sequence ATGGCGGGTGCAAACGCGTCGACGGTgaagccggtggtggcggcgtgctACGACAACAACCTGGTGAACTCGCAGGGGATGTTCCTGGGCGACGAGCCGCTGCGCTTCGCCCTCCCGCTCCTCCTGGTGCAGGTCTCCATCATCCtcaccctctccgccgccgcccaccacgtcctccgccgcctcggccagTGCCGCTTCGTGACCCACATGCTCGTCGGCATCTTCCTCGGCCCCTCCGTCCTCGGCCGCAACCCCCACCTCCGCACCGCCCTCTTCTCCGAGCGCGGCACCTACATCCTCGAGAGCGTCTCCCTCGTCGccctcatcctcttcctcttctccatgGCCGTCAAGACCGACCTcaccctcctccgccgccccaccgcccgcgccctcgccgtcggcctcgccggctCCCTCGTCCCCCTCGCCGTCACCCTCCCCGTCTTCCACGCCCTCagcccctccctccccgccgaCCTCCGCGGCTCCTCCCTCATCACCGAGCTCGCCgtccgcctctccctctcctctttccccgtcgtcgccgacgccctcgCCGAGCTCGACCTCCTCAACTCCGAGCTCGGCCGCGTCGCCCTCAACGCCTCCCTCATCACCGACGTCACCTCCTGGTTCCTCCGCgcctgcttcgccgccgccttcctcgtcACCCAGGCCAAGTCCCCGCTCTTCACCGCCAAGGTCctcgcctccttcgccgccttcgtcctcttcgtcttcttcgtcgcccgccccgccggccgccacatCGCCCGCAAGCGCACCCCGCCCGGGGACCTCCTCTCCGAGGGCTCCttcgtcctcgtcgtcatctCCGCGCTGCTCTCCGCGCTCGTCACCGACGTCATCGGCTTCAAGTTCATGATCGGCCCCATGATGCTGGGCCTCGCGCTCCCCGGCGGCATGCCCATCGGCGCCACCCTCACGGAGCGCCTCGACTCCTTCTTCATCGCGCTCTTCCTCCCGGTCTACATGGCGCTCGCCGGCTACCGCACCGACCTGGCGGAGCTGAGCCTGATCGGCGTCAGCGCGGAGCACGAGGAGAAGTTCTGCGCGCTGGAGCTGTTCGTGGCGCTGTGCGTGGCCGGCAAGATGGTGGGGTGCGTCGCGGCGGGGCTCTTCTTCTCCATGCCGTTCCGGGAGGCCACCGTGCTGGCGCTGATGCTCAATATCCGGGGCATCGTGGAGGTGGCCGCCATCAACAACTGGGGGGACACGAtgaaggcgacggcggagcACTACTCGACGCTGACGCTGTCGATGGTGGTCAtcacggcggtggcgacgccgcTGATCAAGCTGCTGTACGACCCGTCGGGGAGGTTCGCGCGGGCGAAGCGGCGGACCATGGAGGGGTCGCGGCCCAACGCGGAGCTGCGGGTGATGGCCTGCCTCTTCAGCGAGGACCacgcggcgccgctgctggaCCTGATCGAGGCGTCGGGGTCGTCGCGCGACGCCCCCGTGTCGCTGATCGTGCTCCACCTGACGGAGCTGGTGGGGCACGCGGCGTCCGTGCTGAAGCCGCACAGGAAGTCCCGGAGCAGCTGCGGCAACCCGACGCCGTCGGACCGCATCGTGAACGCCTTCCGCTACTTCGAGCAGCAGGCGCCGCTGGGGGCGGTGACGGTGAGCCCGTACGTGGTGGCGTCGCCGTACAGCAGCATGCAGCACGACGTGTGCCTCCTGGCGCACAGCCGCAAGGCCAACCTCATCTTGCTCCCCTTCCACAAGTCGTCGGACGGCGCCCGGAGCACCGCCAACAACGCCATCCGCGGCATCAACCGGTCGGTGATGCAGTACGCGCCGTGCTCGGTGGGCATCCTGATCGACCacggggtggcggcggggtcggcgtGCGCCACGGCGTCCAACAGCACGCTGCAGCGGGTGGCGCTCTACTTCctgggcggcgccgacgaccggGAGGCGCTGGCGTACGTGGCGCGGATGGCGGAGTGCGGCGTGGTGGCGGTGACGGTGGTGCGGCTGAAGCTGCGGGACTGGGTGGGGATGGGGGGCCGCGACGAGATGAGGGACGAGGAGGCGCTGCAGGAGTTCTGGCAGAGGTACAGCAGCGCGGGCGCGGAGAGGGTGGCGTACGTGGAGAAGACGGTGGAGGACGGGGAGGGGACGGCGTCGGTGGTGCGCGCCATGAGCGACAAGTTCGACCTGCTGGTGGTTGGtaggagagagggcggcggcgacggcgcggaggggtcgtcggcggcggcgctgacgaGCGGGCTGTCGGAGTGGAGCGAGTGCCCGGAGCTGGGAGTGCTGGGCGACATGCTTGCCTCCGCCGACTTCGCGGCCAAGGTCTCTATCCTCGTCGTCCAGCAGCAGGCCGCCACCAGGAACGACGCCGATTACTGA
- the LOC127754139 gene encoding uncharacterized protein LOC127754139, with amino-acid sequence MLLACDCDDDAQTAENGNAPMLSNYRAQPAPPLAEPLLLDKPQRAHWLRQLKPWRRNAADDHLSAGIAINWSSVRSATKDWITNPMNIAMLLWLLCVAVSGAMLVLLLLGLLDGAFPTPAARNHWIEINNQVLNALFTLMSLYQHPVLCHHLFLLCRWRPADAADLRAAYCKDGAGPRHGERAHMAVVVALLHLTVACQYVLCGLYWGYTKKTRPELVENGFFVLGVVAPVVAVVYTVCSPLGKDNYGELACPNAFDSVSQHKCTGHAVVEPEWAGGMFDCGGDATAWWLSLSCTFCAFGWNMERLGFGSMFVHTATFVLLCFAPLWVMGVSALHIHDVVIGDMVGGAGALLCVCGLLYGGYWRIQMRERFGLPASTACCGSPSVTDYARWLFCWPCALAQEVRTASLYHIDGETFYKKLPVVDDVEDEKRLPLLASHHVQFQEPPDTMIMAASEGSNDHVVIVHEEMVPPAVQVVVEQVVVEGDKSEEECSAVHDEKIMSSPLPESVVIVDDDEIPASLSDGSWTVEKVKRLINVVTLVSLLILLYTRGFIR; translated from the coding sequence ATGCTTCTTGCTTGTGATTGTGACGACGATGCACAAACCGCAGAGAATGGCAACGCCCCGATGCTCAGCAACTACCGCGCCCAGCctgcgccaccgctcgccgagCCCCTCCTCCTCGACAAGCCACAGCGCGCGCACTGGCTCAGGCAGCTCAAACCGTGGCGCCGCAATGCCGCCGACGACCACCTCTCCGCCGGAATCGCCATCAACTGGAGCTCTGTGCGTTCGGCGACCAAGGACTGGATCACCAACCCCATGAACATCGCCATGCTCCTCTGGCTTCTCTgcgtcgccgtctccggcgccaTGCTCGTCCTGCTCCTCCTCGGCCTGCTCGACGGGGCGTtccccacgccggcggcgaggaaccACTGGATCGAGATCAATAACCAGGTTCTCAACGCGCTCTTCACGCTCATGAGCCTCTACCAGCACCCCGTCCTCTGCCACCACCTCTTCCTGCTCTGCCGCTGGcgccccgccgacgccgccgacctccgcgcCGCCTACTGCAAGGACGGCGCCGGCCCGCGCCACGGCGAGCGCGCCCACATGGCCGTCGTGGTCGCGCTGCTCCACCTCACCGTCGCCTGCCAGTACGTGCTCTGCGGCCTGTACTGGGGGTACACCAAGAAGACGCGGCCGGAGCTCGTGGAGAACGGGTTCTTCGTGCTCGGCGTCGTcgcgccggtcgtcgccgtcgtgtaCACCGTGTGCAGCCCGCTCGGAAAAGACAACTACGGCGAGCTCGCGTGCCCCAACGCCTTCGACTCGGTGAGCCAACACAAATGCACGGGACACGCCGTGGTCGAGCCGGAGTGGGCCGGCGGCATGTtcgactgcggcggcgacgcgacggcgtggTGGCTCTCCCTGTCGTGCACCTTCTGCGCCTTCGGGTGGAACATGGAGCGGCTCGGATTCGGCAGCATGTTCGTGCACACCGCCACGTTCGTGCTTCTGTGCTTCGCGCCGCTGTGGGTGATGGGCGTGTCGGCGCTCCACATCCACGACGTGGTCATCGGCGACAtggtcggcggcgccggggccCTGCTCTGCGTGTGCGGCCTGCTCTACGGCGGCTACTGGAGGATCCAGATGAGAGAACGCTTCGGGCTTCCGGCGAGCACGGCGTGCTGCGGCTCGCCGTCGGTGACGGACTACGCCCGGTGGCTCTTCTGCTGGCCGTGTGCGCTGGCGCAGGAGGTGCGCACGGCGAGCCTCTACCACATCGATGGCGAGACGTTCTACAAGAAGCTTCCTGTTGTCGATGACGTTGAAGACGAGAAGAGGCTACCGTTGCTGGCGTCACACCATGTCCAATTCCAAGAACCACCGGACACGATGATCATGGCAGCATCAGAGGGATCAAATGATCATGTGGTGATTGTTCATGAGGAGATGGTTCCACCGGCTGTACAGGTTGTGGTGGAGCAAGTCGTCGTTGAAGGTGATAAATCTGAAGAAGAATGCAGTGCAGTTCATGATGAGAAGATCATGAGTTCGCCTCTTCCGGAATCGGTGGTGATTGTGGATGATGATGAGATACCGGCCAGTTTGTCGGATGGAAGCTGGACGGTGGAGAAGGTGAAGAGACTGATAAATGTTGTCACTTTGGTTTCTTTGCTCATTCTTCTCTACACCAGGGGATTCATTCGTTAG
- the LOC127755290 gene encoding probable staphylococcal-like nuclease CAN2 isoform X2 — translation MGNILRCFKGDDDGGDHYPYYKPTSRPHYQPPHYHGQPAAPPAPLQQQPLGPHGVTPSTVGVAALAHDLLNFESTSMVPDGLSQHVVSSRKAQVKWYQKLLEAYKNTTPPPKTPANAAQLIARALNMIQRADLEVYDKCIGDGDGFTAYVPTTDPRESANVPLEVHELVIARTQARKCRDYKSADALLSSLDEAGYKIISCSDDEVLARKYRIRMRGIDAPELKMPYGKESRNALVKLIGGKSVKIYVYDLDQFGRYVGDIYCNNLFIQEQMLKNGHAWHFKTYDKRPEFARWEREARAANRGLWASGNPEKPWDWRRDQRNARQDAIQVY, via the exons ATGGGGAACATCCTCCGGTGCTTCAAGggagacgacgatggcggtgaTCACTACCCCTACTACAAGCCAACCTCCAGGCCACACTACCAGCCTCCTCACTACCATGGTCAACCTGCAGCCCCCCCAGCTCCACTCCAGCAGCAGCCTCTCGGCCCCCATGGCGTCACGCCGTCcaccgtcggcgtcgccgccctgGCGCACGATCTCCTCAACTTCGAATCCACATCCATG GTTCCTGATGGCCTCAGTCAGCACGTTGTATCATCCAGGAAAGCACAAGTTAAATG GTACCAGAAACTGTTGGAGGCGTATAAGAATACAACACCTCCACCAAAAACACCAGCAAATGCTGCTCAGCTAATTGCAAGAGCCCTTAATATGATCCAGAGAGCTGATTTGGAG GTTTATGACAAGTGCATTGGAGATGGTGATGGATTTACTGCATATGTTCCCACAACGGATCCGAGGGAATCTGCAAATGTGCCATTGGAAGTGCATGAGTTGGTGATAGCAAGAACTCAAGCACGCAAATGTAGGGATTACAAGAGTGCTGATGCTCTTCTAAGCAGCCTTGATGAAGCTGGATACAA GATAATATCTTGTTCAGATGACGAGGTCCTCGCAAGGAAATACAGAATAAGAATGAG GGGAATTGATGCACCGGAGCTTAAGATGCCCTACGGGAAGGAATCACGGAATGCGTTGGTGAAACTAATTGGTGGGAAGAGCGtcaaaatttatgtatatgATCTGGACCAGTTTGGGCGCTACGTTGGTGATATATATTGCAATAATTTGTTCATTCAG GAGCAAATGTTGAAGAATGGCCACGCATGGCACTTCAAGACTTATGATAAACGCCCAGAGTTTGCAAGA TGGGAGAGAGAGGCAAGAGCTGCAAACCGAGGGCTTTGGGCGTCAGGGAATCCTGAGAAACCATGGGATTGGAGAAGAGACCAACGCAACGCAAGACAGGACGCCATCCAGGTGTACTGA